A portion of the Chelmon rostratus isolate fCheRos1 chromosome 15, fCheRos1.pri, whole genome shotgun sequence genome contains these proteins:
- the pax9 gene encoding paired box protein Pax-9, with amino-acid sequence MEPAFGEVNQLGGVFVNGRPLPNAIRLRIVELAQLGIRPCDISRQLRVSHGCVSKILARYNETGSILPGAIGGSKPRVTTPTVVKHIRTYKQRDPGIFAWEIRDRLLADGVCDKFNLPSVSSISRILRNKIGNLSQQSQYESGKQAPHPPPQPTLPYNHLYSYPTSKVPTPPGMPTLPGHMAMHRIWPSSHSVTDILGIRSITEQQISDSPSFSSAKLEEWSAINRTNFPPASSPLVNGVDKPHLEPEAKYTQTPNGLPTVNSYVTAPNIPPYHPPTQVSPYMGYSATTSAYVTGPTWQPASGSALSPHSCDIATPLAFKSMTANRDAIHPVTASAL; translated from the exons ATGG AGCCAGCCTTCGGCGAGGTGAACCAACTCGGGGGAGTTTTCGTGAACGGCAGGCCGCTCCCCAACGCCATCCGGCTCAGGATAGTGGAGCTGGCCCAGCTCGGGATTCGACCCTGTGACATCAGCAGACAGCTGCGCGTCTCCCACGGCTGCGTGAGCAAGATCCTGGCCCGCTACAACGAGACCGGCTCCATCCTCCCGGGCGCCATCGGAGGCAGCAAGCCGCGGGTCACCACACCCACCGTGGTCAAGCACATACGGACATACAAGCAGAGGGACCCGGGGATTTTTGCCTGGGAGATCCGGGACAGGCTACTCGCCGACGGTGTTTGCGACAAGTTCAATCTGCCCTCCGTCAGCTCCATCAGTCGGATCCTCCGCAACAAGATCGGGAATCTGTCCCAGCAGAGCCAGTACGAGTCGGGCAAGCAGGCGCCTCACCCACCGCCACAACCAACGTTACCCTACAACCACTTATACTCATACCCGACATCCAAAGTGCCCACTCCCCCTGGCATGCCCACCCTTCCCGGACACATGGCCATGCACAGGATATGGCCTTCCTCCCACTCTGTGACAGATATTCTGGGGATACGGTCTATTACAGAGCAACAAA TTAGTGACAGTCCATCCTTTTCCAGCGCCAAACTAGAAGAATGGAGCGCTATAAACAGGACTAATTTCCCACCAGCAAGCTCTCCACTAGTCAATGGCGTGGATAAACCGCATTTAGAACCTGAagcaaaatacacacag ACGCCGAATGGATTGCCCACAGTGAACAGCTATGTCACAGCACCCAACATCCCTCCCTACCACCCTCCCACCCAAGTGTCACCCTACATGGGGTACAGCGCCACCACCTCGGCCTATGTGACCGGACCCACGTGGCAGCCGGCCAGTGGCAGTGCTCTATCTCCCCACAGCTGTGACATCGCCACCCCTCTAGCCTTCAAGAGCATGACAGCCAACCGTGACGCCATCCACCCAGTCACCGCCTCGGCGCTGTGA